From a region of the Actinomadura luzonensis genome:
- a CDS encoding M55 family metallopeptidase, with product MKVYLSVDMEGVTGLTDPEEMHAGKRGYERGCELMTADANAAVAGAFDAGASGVLVNDAHGSTKNLRIDLLDPRATLIRGPGKAQRMAQGLDGSFAAACFVGYHARAGVQNGVLNHTWMGKEIQNVTLNGAPCGETRLVAACAGFHGVPVVLVTGDEAVGEEAREVLGDVETVAVKKGIDKFSAELLPPSVAQARIREAAARALGRLGDFRPYRVEAPYTLGVEWNSTAIAAAVALIPGVKTAGPRHIEFTTDDFSQIMALFGIFATIGGQVACGSGPYG from the coding sequence GTGAAGGTGTACCTGTCGGTGGACATGGAGGGCGTCACCGGGCTCACCGACCCGGAGGAGATGCACGCCGGCAAGCGCGGCTACGAGCGCGGCTGCGAGCTGATGACCGCCGACGCCAACGCCGCGGTCGCCGGCGCGTTCGACGCGGGCGCGAGCGGCGTGCTGGTCAACGACGCCCACGGCTCCACCAAGAACCTGCGCATCGACCTGCTCGACCCGCGCGCCACCCTGATCCGCGGCCCCGGCAAGGCGCAGCGGATGGCGCAGGGGCTCGACGGGTCGTTCGCGGCGGCCTGCTTCGTCGGCTACCACGCGCGGGCCGGCGTCCAGAACGGCGTGCTCAACCACACCTGGATGGGCAAGGAGATCCAGAACGTCACGCTCAACGGCGCGCCGTGCGGCGAGACGCGGCTGGTGGCGGCGTGCGCCGGCTTCCACGGCGTGCCGGTGGTGCTGGTCACCGGGGACGAGGCGGTCGGCGAGGAGGCCCGCGAGGTCCTCGGCGACGTCGAGACGGTGGCGGTCAAGAAAGGCATCGACAAGTTCTCCGCGGAGCTGCTGCCGCCGAGCGTGGCCCAGGCCCGCATCCGCGAGGCCGCGGCGCGGGCGCTCGGGCGGCTCGGCGACTTCCGGCCGTACCGGGTGGAGGCGCCGTACACGCTCGGCGTCGAGTGGAACTCGACGGCCATCGCCGCCGCGGTGGCGCTGATCCCCGGCGTGAAGACGGCGGGGCCGCGGCACATCGAGTTCACCACGGACGACTTCTCCCAGATCATGGCGCTGTTCGGCATCTTCGCCACGATCGGCGGCCAGGTCGCCTGCGGCAGCGGCCCCTACGGATGA